TTGGTGGTGAATTGCCTGGTGCGTGCGCATTTCTGCGAGGCGCTGGCCCGCACCACCAAGCGCACGGACATGGAGCTGGACGCGTTTCTGGTCGGCATGCTGTCAGCCATCGACGCGCTGGTGGGCCGGCCGTGTAAAGAAGTGCTGGACGAGATCTCGGTGTCGCCGGCGATCAGCGCGGCGGTGCTGGGCGCCGATACGACCCTCGGCCGGATGCGGGCCATGGTGCTGGCGTATGAAACGGCGGACTGGGCCGCGGCCAGCGTGCTGGCCAATCAGCTGGGCGTCGCCGAGGATCTGTTGCCTGACGTCTACCAGCAGTCGATCAAGTGGGCCAAGCACGTCATGCCATGAGCGCTAGCGCCGCTCGCTGCGGTCGCTGCGCGGGAGGGCTGGGTCCTCCCACACCTCCCACGAGCCCACCCCGTCTCGCAAGGTGAGCCGGCCGAGCGGAGCTCGGCCTCCTGGCTGGCGGCCATCAAAACCTCATCCGTTTCGGGGGTTGCCAGCACGGGCGCTTGCCAGTTTAAAGGTATAGACGCGCCACCGGCGCGAAAGATCTGGCGCTCGCATATCCTGCGCCGGTGCTTTCGCCTCTTTTGACCGCCGTGGCCTGGGCGGCCGGATTCTTGGCCGGCCTGGTCGACGCCATCGCTGGCGGCGGTGGCCTCATCACGCTGCCGGTGATGTTGGGCCTCGGCCTGCCGCCGCACCTGGCGCTGGCCACCAACAAGGGTCAGTCGGTGTTCGGCACCTTCGCCTCGTGCGCCACCTTCTGGCGGCGCGACGGCATCGACAAGGGGCGCGCGCCCATCGCTTTCGTCGCTGGACTACTGGGCTCGACCGCCGGCGCGCTGACGGTCCTGACGGTGCGGCCCGAACCGCTGCGCCCGCTGGTGTTGGTGCTGCTGATCGGCGCGGTCGCCGTGGTGCTGGGACGTCCGTACATTCAATCTCATTTGCGCATCGCCGCCGTCTCCGAACGAGCGATACCGCTGGCGGTGGCGATCATCGGCTTCGCGCTGGGCGGATACGACGGTTTCTTCGGGCCCGGCACCGGATCGATGTTGATCATCGCCTTCGCGGTGGTGCTGGGCGACAGCCTGACCCGCGCCTCGGGCAACGCCAAGGTGGTGAACCTGGCCTCGAACGTCGCCGCCATCGTCGTGTTCAGCTTTCGCGGCGCCGTGCAATGGCGGATCGCTTTGCCCATGGCGGTGGCCAACATCGCCGGCGCCACCGTCGGGACGCGCCTGGTCTTGCAGAAAGGCGATCGCTTTGTCCGCGCGGTCATCCTGATCGTGGTCAGCGCGGCGGTGCTGAAGGTCTCGCTGGAT
The Polyangia bacterium DNA segment above includes these coding regions:
- a CDS encoding TSUP family transporter produces the protein MLSPLLTAVAWAAGFLAGLVDAIAGGGGLITLPVMLGLGLPPHLALATNKGQSVFGTFASCATFWRRDGIDKGRAPIAFVAGLLGSTAGALTVLTVRPEPLRPLVLVLLIGAVAVVLGRPYIQSHLRIAAVSERAIPLAVAIIGFALGGYDGFFGPGTGSMLIIAFAVVLGDSLTRASGNAKVVNLASNVAAIVVFSFRGAVQWRIALPMAVANIAGATVGTRLVLQKGDRFVRAVILIVVSAAVLKVSLDLRR